The genomic region GAGGCAGATACCCTGCCATCGTGGGCGATGCTCAGCAGATCGCAGACGAGCTGCAATCGTGGGTGGCTGAAACAGGCGTGGACGGCTTCAACCTCAGCCGCACGGTGGTACCCGAAAGCTACGAAGACTTCATCGACCTCGTCATTCCTGAGCTTCAAAGCCGTGGCCTGTACAAGACGGCCTACGCTGAAGGCACGCTGCGCCAGCGCCTGTTTGGAGAGGGTGACCGTTTGCCCGCGCGTCACGCTGCACATGCATTCCGTAGAGCCTCGGTGGTACAGCGCAGCGATGTCACCCAGGCTCACACCCCTGCACTCCTGGAAGAGCAACTGTGAACCACTTTGCTCCCTATCCGTTCCTGGGCCGCTCACGAGTCACATCCGTGTGCATCGCAACCAAGCGTTGAAAAACGCAAGCTGCCCGCCGGTAACAGCGTGCCGCAGCCGCGAACCCACTCACAGCTCTTCACTTTCACCAACCTCTCACCGCGCCAACGCGGTCCTTCTCACCATGCCATTGAACCGTCGCCTACTCGCCCTCGCCCCATTACTGGCTTTTTCTGCGCTCACAGCAATGCCTGCCCATGCCGCAGAAAAACTGCGCATCGGCGTGCTGCCGGGTGTCTACGCCGATGCCATCGCGGCCGTCATTCCTGATGCCAAAGCGCAAGGCATCGACATCACCGTCACCGAATTCACCGACTGGACGACCCCCAACGTCGCAGTGGACTCAGGGGATCTGGACCTCAACTTCTTCCAACACCAACCGTTCCTGGACAACGCCATTCAGAAGAACGGCTTCAAGCTGGCCAGCGCGGGCACCAGCTTTCTCTCCAACATTGGTCTGTACTCCCTCAAGCACAAAGCGATCAACGACATACCTGTGGGTGGCAAGGTTGGCTTGGCCAACGACCCGGTGAACCAGGGCCGGGGGCTGCTGCTGCTGCAAAAGGCCGGCTTGATCACACTGAAGCCCGGTGTCGGCTTTTTGGGCACGTTGGATGACATCGTACAGAACCCCAAGAAACTGAAATTTGTCGAGGTGGAAGGCCCTCAGCTGGCGCGCATCACAGGCGACGTCGATCTCGCACAGGGCTATCCCCATTTCATCGTGGCCTCCAAGGCGTTTGATCCGTCCAGCGGGCTCGCGTACTCAGGTATCGAAGATGCGCGTTTCGCCATCCAATTTGTCACGAAGGCCAACCGAACCAAGGACGCAGTCATCCAGAAGTTCGTAAAGGTATTCCAAAACTCTGCTGGCGTGAAAGCCGCTATCGACAAGGCTTTTGCCGGTGACAAGCGCCTGTATGTACTGACCTGGACACAACAATGAAAAGCATCACCCAACACTTCAAAGCGGCTGCCATGGGGTGGCTGCTGGCTGCATCTGCGATGGCTGCACACTCGGCAGACGTGATCCGCATCGGCTCCACACCCGGCGTAACATCCGACGCTGTGGAAGCCGTGGCCACAGAAGCCCGTGCGCAAGGCCTAGAGGTGAAGCTGGTCGAGTTCACCGATTGGACATTGCCCAACGAGGCCGTGAACAACGGAGACATTGACCTGAACTTCTTCCAACACCAGGCTTTTCTGAACAACGCCATCAAGGAACGGGGCTATGCCTTGCAGCTGGTGGGCCTGGGCTTACTGCAGAACATCGGCATTTACTCCAATCGCATCCAGCGGCTGCAGGACGTTCCCGAGGGGGCTAAGGTGTCGGTCGCCAATGACCCGGTGAACCAAGGCCGCGGCCTGCTCTTGCTACAGAAGGCTGGCCTCATCAAACTGCGCCAGGGTAATGCGGTGGGGGCCAGCGTGAACGATGTGGTGGAGAACCCGAAAAAACTGCGCTTTTACGAGATCGAAGGACCGCAACTCATCCACTCCCTTCAGGACGTGGATCTGGCAGTGGTCTGGCCGAGCTATTTCGTCAATGCTGGCAAGAAGGAGCAGGCAAGCCGAGCCTTGCTGTATTCGGGTATTGATGACACTTTCTATGCCATGGGCTTCGTCGCCCGCAAGGATCGTGCGCAAGATCCAAAGATAGCCCGCTTCATCAAACTGTTCCAGCAGTCCGCCAAGGTGCGCGAGGTGGTTTCCGCACGTTTTAACAACGACTCCAAGCTCTACACGCTGCCCTGGAAGACGCCATGACACTCATTGCCGCTCCACATCCCCCCGCCGCGTGGCGCACAGCCTCAGGCTCCTCACCTGTGGCTGCCGCCAGCCACGCGCTCTCCGGCCCAGCGCGGCAAGACACTGCTAAGACCGATAGACAAGAGCCTGTTCCGTCACCCGCAGGCTCTGTGGTCTTCGAAGGTCTGAGCAAGGTGTATGCCTCTTCTGCAGGGCCGGTGGCTGCCTTGGACAGCATCAGTCTGAGCATCCCGGCCGGCAGCATCTTCGGCATCATCGGGCGCAGCGGAGCGGGCAAATCCAGCCTGCTGCGCACCATCAACCGGCTGGAATCCCCCACAGCAGGACGTGTGCTGGTCGATGGCGTGGATATTGCCGGCCTGGATGACGAGGGGCTGGTAGCCCTGCGCCGACGCATTGGCATGATCTTCCAGCACTTCAACCTGCTGGCCGCCAAGACGGTATACGACAATGTGGCGCTGCCCTTGCGGGTGGCTGGCGTGCGTCCTGCCGAGGTACACCGCCGGGTCGAAGAGCTGCTGGCCCTGGTGGGCCTGCAAGACAAGCACCACACCTATCCAGCACGCCTGTCGGGTGGACAAAAGCAGAGGGTAGGCATTGCGCGGGCTCTCGCCACCGGTCCGGAAATTCTGCTGTGCGATGAGGCGACCTCTGCACTAGATCCTGAGACCACCCACTCCATCCTTCAGCTGCTGCGTGACATCAACCAGCGGCTGGGCATCACCATCATCCTCATCACCCATGAGATGAGCGTGATCCGTGAAATTGCCGACCAGGTGCTGGTGCTAGAGCAAGGACGTATCGCCGAGCGGGGTGAGGTGTGGCGAGTATTCGGCGCTCCTGAGCACGACGCCACCCGAGCCCTGCTGGCGCCCTTGCAACACGGACTACCAGACGAGTTGCAGGCGAGGCTGCAGGCCGAGCCGCCTGCCAACGGTAGTCCCCAGCGTGTGCTGAGACTCAGCTACACAGGCGTGGCCGGTCTGGAGCCTGACTTCGCCCGCATCACCGCGGCGCTGCAAGGCCCTGTGCGCCTGCTGCATGGCGGTGTCGACCGTATTCGCGGCCATGCACAAGGCCGACTGATCGTGTCGCTGCCCGCAGGCGTAGCAATCCCAGACGCTTCTTCCCTGGTGCAAGGCCCTGATGCCATTGCCCACTCCATCGAGGTAATCGGCTA from Acidovorax sp. DW039 harbors:
- a CDS encoding MetQ/NlpA family ABC transporter substrate-binding protein; the encoded protein is MPLNRRLLALAPLLAFSALTAMPAHAAEKLRIGVLPGVYADAIAAVIPDAKAQGIDITVTEFTDWTTPNVAVDSGDLDLNFFQHQPFLDNAIQKNGFKLASAGTSFLSNIGLYSLKHKAINDIPVGGKVGLANDPVNQGRGLLLLQKAGLITLKPGVGFLGTLDDIVQNPKKLKFVEVEGPQLARITGDVDLAQGYPHFIVASKAFDPSSGLAYSGIEDARFAIQFVTKANRTKDAVIQKFVKVFQNSAGVKAAIDKAFAGDKRLYVLTWTQQ
- a CDS encoding ATP-binding cassette domain-containing protein is translated as MTLIAAPHPPAAWRTASGSSPVAAASHALSGPARQDTAKTDRQEPVPSPAGSVVFEGLSKVYASSAGPVAALDSISLSIPAGSIFGIIGRSGAGKSSLLRTINRLESPTAGRVLVDGVDIAGLDDEGLVALRRRIGMIFQHFNLLAAKTVYDNVALPLRVAGVRPAEVHRRVEELLALVGLQDKHHTYPARLSGGQKQRVGIARALATGPEILLCDEATSALDPETTHSILQLLRDINQRLGITIILITHEMSVIREIADQVLVLEQGRIAERGEVWRVFGAPEHDATRALLAPLQHGLPDELQARLQAEPPANGSPQRVLRLSYTGVAGLEPDFARITAALQGPVRLLHGGVDRIRGHAQGRLIVSLPAGVAIPDASSLVQGPDAIAHSIEVIGYVADVEHSL
- a CDS encoding MetQ/NlpA family ABC transporter substrate-binding protein, which translates into the protein MKSITQHFKAAAMGWLLAASAMAAHSADVIRIGSTPGVTSDAVEAVATEARAQGLEVKLVEFTDWTLPNEAVNNGDIDLNFFQHQAFLNNAIKERGYALQLVGLGLLQNIGIYSNRIQRLQDVPEGAKVSVANDPVNQGRGLLLLQKAGLIKLRQGNAVGASVNDVVENPKKLRFYEIEGPQLIHSLQDVDLAVVWPSYFVNAGKKEQASRALLYSGIDDTFYAMGFVARKDRAQDPKIARFIKLFQQSAKVREVVSARFNNDSKLYTLPWKTP